A single genomic interval of Bos indicus isolate NIAB-ARS_2022 breed Sahiwal x Tharparkar chromosome 5, NIAB-ARS_B.indTharparkar_mat_pri_1.0, whole genome shotgun sequence harbors:
- the LOC109558737 gene encoding olfactory receptor 6C2-like — protein sequence MRNHTTITSFILLGLTDDPKLQVLLFVFLFLTYMLSVAGNLIIITLTLLDSHLKTPMYYFLRNFSVLEVSFTTVCIPRFLYSMATGDNTVTYNACATQLFFVVLFAATEFFLLAAMSYDRYMAICEPLRYTTIMNNRVCTALVLCCWLAGLLIILPPLGMGLQLEFCDSNVIDHFACDTSPILQITCSDTVLIERIALSFAVLTLIFTLLCVVLSYTYIVKTILRFSSAQQRQKAFSTCSSHIIVVSITYGSCIFIYIKPSAKEGVAFNKVVSVLTTSVAPLLNPFVYTLRNKQVKEAFKDTIKQVVFLTKK from the coding sequence atgagaAATCATACAACAATAACATCATTCATCCTCCTGGGACTGACAGATGACCCAAAACTACAAGTtctgctttttgtatttttgtttctcacCTACATGTTGAGTGTGGCTGGGAACCTCATCATTATCACCCTCACACTTTTGGATTCCCATCTCAAAACGCCCATGTATTATTTCCTCCGAAATTTCTCTGTCTTGGAAGTCTCATTCACCACGGTCTGTATCCCCAGATTCCTGTATTCTATGGCAACTGGAGATAATACTGTTACCTACAATGCTTGTGCCACccaattattttttgttgtccTCTTTGCAGCAACTGAATTTTTTCTCCTTGCAGCCATGTCTTATGACCGCTACATGGCCATTTGTGAACCCCTGCGCTACACCACTATCATGAACAACAGAGTCTGCACTGCCCTCGTTCTCTGCTGTTGGTTGGCTGGCCTGTTGATCATCCTCCCACCTCTTGGCATGGGCCTCCAGCTGGAATTCTGTGACTCAAATGTGATTGATCATTTTGCCTGTGATACgtctcctattttacagataactTGCTCAGACACAGTCTTAATAGAGAGAATTGCTTTGAGCTTTGCTGTGCTGACACTCATTTTTACCTTACTGTGTGTGGTCCTCTCCTATACATACATCGTCAAGACCATTCTAAGATTCTCTTCTGCCCAACAAAGGCAAAAGGCTTTTTCCACCTGTTCTTCCCACATTATTGTGGTTTCCATCACCTATGGCAGCTGCATCTTCATCTACATCAAGCCTTCAGCAAAGGAAGGAGTGGCCTTCAACAAAGTGGTGTCTGTGCTCACAACTTCAGTTGCCCCTTTGCTTAATCCATTCGTCTACACACTTCGAAACAAACAAGTGAAAGAGGCCTTTAAAGACACAATAAAACAAGTTGTATTTCTCACAAAGAAGTAA
- the LOC139182992 gene encoding olfactory receptor 6C2-like produces MKNHSAITTFILLGLTDDPRLQVFLSAFLFLTYTSTVAGNLVIILLTLVSSHLKTPMYFFLRNFSILEIIFTTVCVPRFLYSMTTGDKQVTYNASAIQLFFVILIGATEFFLLTAMSYDHYVAICKPLHYSTIMSEKVCTILVPCSWLIGLIVILPPLSLGVQLDFCNSSLIDHFGCDASPLLKIVCSDTQFIEQLVLIMAVLTLILTLVCVIVSYMYIIKTILTLPSAQQRKKAFSTCSSHMIVVSITYGSCIFIYIKPAKEGVAINKVVALLNTSIIPLMSPFIYTLRNKQVKQAFRDSIKKTAFLSKN; encoded by the coding sequence ATGAAAAATCATTCTGCAATAACAACATTCATCCTACTAGGATTAACAGATGACCCAAGACTACAGGTTTTTCTTTCAGCGTTTCTGTTTCTCACCTACACTTCCACTGTTGCTGGAAATCTAGTCATTATCCTCCTCACTCTGGTGAGCTCTCACCTTAAAAcacccatgtactttttccttcGGAATTTCTCCATCTTAGAAATAATCTTTACAACTGTCTGTGTTCCTCGATTCCTGTACAGCATGACCACTGGAGACAAACAAGTGACCTATAATGCTTCTGCCATCCAGTTATTTTTTGTCATCCTCATCGGGGCAACAGAATTTTTTCTTCTAACTGCCATGTCCTATGACCActacgtggccatctgcaagcccctGCACTACAGCACCATCATGAGTGAAAAGGTCTGCACCATTCTGGTCCCTTGCTCTTGGCTGATTGGGTTAATTGTCATACTCCCACCACTTAGCCTGGGAGTTCAGCTAGATTTCTGTAACTCCAGTCTCATTGATCATTTTGGCTGTGATGCATCTCCTCTTCTAAAGATTGTGTGCTCAGACACTCAATTTATAGAGCAACTTGTTTTAATCATGGCAGTGCTGACCCTCATACTCACACTAGTCTGTGTAATTGTGTCTTACATGTACATCATCAAGACTATTCTAACACTCCCTTCGGCTCAGCAAAGAAaaaaggctttctctacttgttcCTCCCATATGATAGTAGTTTCCATCACTTATGGGAGTTGCATCTTTATCTATATCAAACCAGCAAAGGAAGGTGTGGCCATTAATAAGGTGGTGGCCCTTCTCAACACTTCCATTATCCCTTTGATGAGCCCTTTCATTTATACTCTACGGAATAAGCAAGTCAAACAAGCCTTCAGGGACTCTATTAAAAAAACAGCATTTCTTTCCAAAAATTAG